Proteins encoded in a region of the Arvicanthis niloticus isolate mArvNil1 chromosome 16, mArvNil1.pat.X, whole genome shotgun sequence genome:
- the Kcnj10 gene encoding ATP-sensitive inward rectifier potassium channel 10, with protein sequence MTSVAKVYYSQTTQTESRPLVAPGIRRRRVLTKDGRSNVRMEHIADKRFLYLKDLWTTFIDMQWRYKLLLFSATFAGTWFLFGVVWYLVAVAHGDLLELGPPANHTPCVVQVHTLTGAFLFSLESQTTIGYGFRYISEECPLAIVLLIAQLVLTTILEIFITGTFLAKIARPKKRAETIRFSQHAVVASHNGKPCLMIRVANMRKSLLIGCQVTGKLLQTHQTKEGENIRLNQVNVTFQVDTASDSPFLILPLTFYHVVDETSPLKDLPLRSGEGDFELVLILSGTVESTSATCQVRTSYLPEEILWGYEFTPAISLSASGKYIADFSLFDQVVKVASPSGLRDSTVRYGDPEKLKLEESLREQAEKEGSALSVRISNV encoded by the coding sequence ATGACATCAGTTGCTAAGGTCTATTACAGTCAGACAACTCAGACAGAGAGCCGGCCACTAGTGGCCCCAGGAATACGTCGGAGGAGGGTCCTGACGAAAGACGGTCGGAGCAATGTGAGAATGGAGCATATTGCTGACAAGCGTTTCCTCTACCTCAAGGATCTATGGACGACCTTCATTGACATGCAATGGCGCTACAAGCTTCTGCTCTTCTCTGCAACCTTTGCAGGCACTTGGTTCCTctttggtgtggtgtggtatctGGTAGCTGTGGCCCATGGGGACCTGTTGGAGCTGGGACCTCCTGCCAACCACACGCCTTGTGTAGTGCAGGTACACACGCTTACCGgagccttccttttctccctggaATCCCAGACCACCATAGGCTATGGCTTCCGCTACATCAGTGAGGAATGCCCTCTGGCCATTGTACTTCTTATCGCACAGCTTGTACTCACCACCATTCTGGAAATCTTCATCACAGGTACCTTCCTTGCAAAGATTGCCCGGCCTAAGAAGAGGGCTGAGACTATCCGTTTTAGCCAGCATGCAGTTGTGGCTTCCCATAACGGGAAGCCTTGCCTTATGATCCGGGTTGCCAATATGCGCAAGAGTCTCCTCATTGGATGCCAGGTGACAGGCAAACTGCTTCAAACTCACCAGACAAAGGAGGGTGAGAATATTCGGCTCAACCAGGTCAACGTGACTTTCCAAGTAGACACAGCCTCTGACAGCCCCTTTCTCATTCTACCCTTGACTTTCTACCATGTGGTAGATGAGACCAGCCCCTTGAAAGATCTCCCGCTCCGCAGCGGGGAGGGTGACTTTGAGTTAGTGCTGATCCTAAGCGGGACAGTGGAGTCCACCAGTGCCACCTGCCAAGTTCGCACTTCCTACCTACCGGAGGAGATCCTCTGGGGCTATGAGTTCACGCCTGCTATCTCGCTGTCAGCCAGTGGCAAATACATAGCTGACTTCAGCCTTTTTGACCAGGTTGTGAAAGTGGCATCCCCCAGTGGTCTCCGCGATAGCACTGTACGCTATGGAGACCCAGAAAAGCTGAAGTTGGAGGAGTCGTTAAGAGAGCAAGCTGAAAAGGAAGGCAGTGCCCTTAGCGTGCGCATCAGCAACGTCTGA